One window from the genome of Oryza glaberrima chromosome 3, OglaRS2, whole genome shotgun sequence encodes:
- the LOC127766974 gene encoding B3 domain-containing protein Os03g0620500 — MAGQGSQMKKYCDCCKRYVDHSNGKMKCFHRQMSANFEHSMIIPNKFLDQFGGKISRTVELESPKGNVYVVKVSKHMNKTVLQCGWEAFVDAHQIEENDSLLFRHIENSRFTVLILDSNGCEKVFSCSGKRRASGVQERNADPIDVSSSTHDDTAQSSGGERFARSESGSDSQHSKTAKLAATCSSGGSGEEAKESSSSEHESSYDLVDPQIAPMPGYVLSRGTNLSEAHEEKLDMLVQEIRPEIPLYVTTMKHSNVNSHHASLVIAKHYACAYFPRTSQTITLKWHGKNRKWHPKFYIRKDQVGYILHGRWIDFVRHNHVKEGDICIFHLKNFNGRKFRATVHLLRETIPHSFGALHIPKRFESRNGRMRLKMTDDRRVSSTECRRGTMEPSTTNVKKEADNEQCNNGQGKRQEPLNFDVSVGSSKPYLTADRVSLTEEQFRKVEENVHSIQSEGPIYVSIMNKSNVGTDGLYIITLGRQFATRYLPEGEQTLTLLTTGTGKAWQVKMRPRSGDARMFTLGWRDFVRDNRLQTEDICLFQLMKNSERGLAMTVHIIRHSERS, encoded by the exons ATGGCTGGACAAGGTTCCCAGATGAAGAAATACTGTGATTGCTGCAAAAGATATGTGGACCATTCCAATGGAAAGATGAAATGCTTCCACAGGCAAATGAGTGCTAATTTTGAGCATAGCATG ATCATACCAAACAAGTTCTTGGACCAATTCGGAGGGAAAATATCAAGAACAGTTGAACTAGAATCCCCCAAGGGCAACGTGTATGTCGTCAAAGTTAGCAAGCACATGAATAAGACAGTCCTCCAGTGTGGATGGGAGGCATTTGTAGATGCCCATCAGATAGAAGAGAATGACTCCTTATTGTTCCGTCACATCGAGAATTCCCGCTTCACGGTTCTGATCCTTGATTCTAATGGTTGTGAGAAAGTCTTCTCCTGTTCTGGCAAAAGAAGGGCCTCTGGTGTTCAAGAAAGAAATGCAGATCCTATCGATGTTTCAAGCAGCACCCATGATGATACCGCGCAATCATCCGGGGGTGAAAGATTTGCTAGAAGTGAAAGTGGTAGTGACAGTCAGCATAGTAAAACCGCGAAATTGGCAGCGACATGTTCATCTGGGGGATCAG GAGAGGAGGCCAAGGAGAGCAGCAGTTCTGAACATGAGTCATCCTATGATCTAGTTGATCCTCAGATAGCTCCAATGCCTGGTTATGTCTTGTCGCGCGGGACTAATCTATCTGAAGCACATGAGGAGAAACTAGATATGCTTGTCCAGGAAATTCGACCTGAAATTCCTCTATATGTGACTACCATGAAGCATAGCAATGTTAACTCACACCATGCTTCCCTT GTAATTGCTAAGCATTATGCATGTGCGTACTTTCCGCGTACGAGTCAAACCATCACACTTAAGTGGCATGGCAAGAACAGGAAGTGGCATCCCAAATTTTACATTAGGAAAGATCAAGTTGGGTACATCCTTCATGGGCGTTGGATAGACTTTGTTCGTCACAACCATGTGAAAGAGGGAGATATCTGCATCTTTCACCTAAAAAATTTTAATGGGAGAAAATTCAGGGCAACAGTGCATCTACTCCGTGAAACAATTCCTCACTCCTTTGGTGCACTCCATATTCCTAAAAGGTTTGAATCTAGGAATGGCAGAATGAGGCTGAAAATGACTGATGATAGAAGAGTAAGCTCAACTGAATGTAGGAGAGGGACAATGGAACCTTCTACAACCAATGTCAAGAAGGAAGCGGACAATG AACAATGCAACAATGGTCAAGGAAAGCGTCAGGAACCTCTCAATTTTGATGTTTCTGTGGGGAGTTCTAAGCCTTACTTGACAGCAGACAGAGTTTCTCTGACTGAAGAACAGTTCAGGAAAGTGGAAGAGAATGTTCACTCCATTCAATCTGAAGGTCCCATTTATGTGTCGATAATGAACAAGAGCAATGTTGGTACCGACGGGCTCTACATCATT ACCCTTGGCAGGCAGTTTGCTACAAGATACCTCCCGGAAGGGGAGCAAACCTTGACGCTCCTGACGACGGGGACGGGCAAGGCATGGCAGGTCAAGATGCGCCCTCGGAGCGGCGACGCACGGATGTTCACCCTCGGCTGGCGCGATTTCGTCCGCGACAACCGTCTGCAAACGGAGGACATCTGCCTCTTCCAGCTGATGAAGAACAGTGAGAGGGGGCTTGCCATGACAGTCCACATCATTCGTCACAGCGAGAGGAGCTAG